From the Daucus carota subsp. sativus chromosome 8, DH1 v3.0, whole genome shotgun sequence genome, one window contains:
- the LOC108198902 gene encoding abrin-b-like, producing the protein MQEVMSVTLSRFLLFAAAAWLASSTCVHGHQSKYYCVLPFYTRGATQTTYGDFIHNLRHGMGSQSTIYGIPQLKDAASWANADRYVEVTLYNSAGTSITLAIDKVNVYVIGYRNGYEAYFFPGQDGPETSNVFVGTTRSLLPFNSSYSALEKSAGTTRGSINLGIGELDKAIQALYDKKDSAMASSMLIVIQMISDAVRSRYVEKLVLQHISNDNSTSVFLPTPAMIAFEDDWKNLSNKITNSVGGVIYPPFILPTGSNQDVSVTSVFITFRLNIGVILFYCHPAIAIPPPSSVTCQNIPEPTVLISGRNGYCVDVESNFFNDGDSIILYACKSVDNAANQLWTIKRDGSIQSGGKCLNAKGLTAGQNMTIYNCSTATVPDAIKWNIHDNGNIENPKSGLALSAFKGNMFSALTVEKNTYASSQGWRLSNSTKPVVTPVIGYESLCMQASASNTVQMVECSNTNAQKWELYPDGTVRPNIATSSCLTSKSSQDVKTVVLDSCDGGDAERWLFNYDYSISDAANKYVLEVNKLKNIVLVEYSADTPTDEQTWSINTL; encoded by the exons AT GCAAGAAGTCATGTCAGTAACACTCTCAAGGTTCCTTTTGTTTGCTGCCGCAGCATGGCTTGCTAGCAGCACTTGTGTGCATGGACATCAATCGAAATATTATTGTGTGCTGCCCTTTTACACTCGTGGTGCCACCCAAACAACGTACGGTGATTTCATTCACAATCTTCGACATGGGATGGGAAGCCAGTCCACCATCTATGGCATTCCCCAGCTCAAAGACGCGGCCAGTTGGGCAAATGCTGATCGATATGTTGAGGTCACACTCTACAATTCGGCTGGGACAAGCATCACTTTGGCGATAGACAAAGTCAATGTTTATGTAATTGGCTATCGTAATGGGTACGAGGCTTATTTCTTTCCAGGTCAAGATGGTCCAGAAACATCTAATGTGTTTGTAGGCACCACACGTTCCTTGCTTCCTTTCAATTCTTCCTACTCGGCTCTGGAGAAAAGCGCAGGCACTACAAGAGGAAGTATTAATTTAGGAATTGGGGAATTAGATAAAGCCATACAGGCTCTTTATGATAAAAAAGACTCTGCTATGGCTTCTTCCATGCTCATTGTCATTCAGATGATCTCAGATGCTGTACGATCCAG GTACGTAGAGAAGCTTGTGCTGCAACACATTTCAAATGATAATAGTACATCCGTGTTCCTACCGACTCCTGCCATGATCGCCTTTGAGGATGACTGGAAAAACCTCTCCAATAAAATTACGAATTCAGTTGGTGGTGTAATCTATCCTCCATTTATATTGCCCACTGGTTCTAATCAAGATGTGTCTGTCACCTCAGTCTTCATAACCTTCCGCTTAAATATTGGGGTCATTCTTTTCTACTGTCATCCAGCTATAGCTATTCCACCACCTTCCTCGGTTACTTGTCAAAACATTCCAGAACCTACTGTCCTGATCAGCGGCCGCAATGGCTACTGTGTTGATGTAGAATCAAACTTTTTTAACGACGGAGACTCAATAATCTTGTATGCATGTAAGTCCGTTGACAATGCAGCCAATCAACTTTGGACAATCAAGAGAGATGGGAGCATTCAATCTGGTGGAAAGTGCTTGAACGCAAAGGGTCTTACAGCTGGACAGAACATGACTATCTACAACTGCTCAACAGCAACTGTTCCTGATGCCATCAAGTGGAACATACATGATAATGGCAACATTGAAAATCCCAAGTCCGGATTAGCATTGAGCGCTTTCAAGGGGAATATGTTCTCTGCGTTGACGGTGGAAAAGAATACATATGCATCAAGCCAGGGTTGGCGCCTCAGCAATAGCACTAAACCTGTAGTGACCCCTGTTATTGGCTACGAAAGTTTGTGTATGCAAGCATCTGCCAGTAATACTGTGCAAATGGTCGAGTGCAGTAACACGAATGCGCAGAAATGGGAACTTTATCCGGATGGTACTGTCCGACCTAATATTGCAACCTCGAGCTGCCTGACCTCAAAGTCCTCCCAAGATGTTAAAACAGTGGTTCTTGATTCGTGCGATGGAGGTGATGCTGAACGATGGTTATTTAATTACGATTACAGCATTTCAGACGCGGCCAATAAATATGTTCTGGAAGTTAATAAACTTAAGAACATAGTACTTGTTGAATACTCTGCAGATACGCCTACAGATGAGCAGACTTGGTCTATAAATACTCTCTAG
- the LOC108198326 gene encoding uncharacterized protein LOC108198326, whose amino-acid sequence MGMLFSSGKAFREAVRKHAILHQRGVRLRKNLGDKIKWICQPGCKWKCYGIRQQRSSNIQIKTLHTTHTCNPTWVQKQINSTWIAAAYEHEIRMNPEWAVASFQAKVSIRKAKANIIGKHEEEFKMLYQYANEVNKVMPTSTIKLMTEPAEQGIEGRRFKRFYVCLGPLKEGFKDGCRPLIGLDGCHLKGPFGGILLTAVGTDPNEGMYPIAWAQVEAENSSSWDWFLGLLKDDLGIENTGTYTFISDRQKGLVTAFETHFSESEFRFCVMHLYGNMKKEFKGIGVTRQMWLAAKSTTDYFFNINMTTLKLELNKKAYEWLAAKPRSQWSRSGFREICKSDTFVNNNCEVFNHALNKYRDNVIVTLFKNIHKSCMARIQKRKTKMEKMNVRFCTKTMKKLQKSIDLASKCSPVWNDGDKYHVTMSVGVACIYFRKLDPLDFIHDCYRKETYLQVYGHILEPISGEPYWEVTEQEGPLPPIKRIAPGRPKKNRDKKNDQVQTRANDPTMLKRVGTSLKCGHCGQWEHNVRGCPLKKVDEDRKRKEKQTEQSEEELQQKLAELQRAQNELYAQNHPNPSPTKSPRTKATARLHPRSTPFQFAKPVATHGGIVKPFKAPAQSGPSGVEYFQKDGKNYATLGQLQAALRKGKK is encoded by the exons ATGGGGATGTTATTCAGCAGTGGCAAAGCATTCAGAGAAGCTGTCAGGAAACATGCCATCCTGCACCAGAGAGGGGTCAGACTAAGGAAGAATTTAGGTGATAAAATTAAGTGGATCTGTCAACCAGGCTGCAAGTGGAAATGTTATGGAATCAGACAACAAAGGTCCAGCAATATCCAAATCAAGACTTTGCATACAACACACACATGCAACCCTACTTGGGtccaaaaacaaattaattcaACATGGATAGCTGCAGCTTATGAGCATGAAATCAGGATGAACCCTGAATGGGCTGTAGCATCATTTCAGGCAAAAGTG AGCATTAGGAAGGCCAAGGCTAATATCATTGGAAAACATGAGGAAGAGTTTAAGATGTTGTATCAGTATGCTAATGAAGTGAACAAGGTGATGCCAACATCAACTATCAAGTTAATGACAGAGCCAGCAGAACAAGGCATTGAGGGGAGGAGGTTTAAAAGGTTCTATGTATGTTTAGGACCTTTGAAAGAAGGTTTCAAAGATGGATGCAGACCCTTAATAGGGTTAGATGGATGTCATCTAAAAGGACCCTTTGGAGGCATCTTGCTCACTGCAGTTGGTACGGATCCTAATGAGGGTATGTATCCGATTGCTTGGGCGCAAGTTGAAGCTGAAAACTCAAGTAGTTGGGACTGGTTCCTTGGTTTATTAAAGGATGACTTGGGGATAGAGAATACGGGAACTTATACCTTCATCTCAGACAGGCAGAAG GGCCTAGTCACTGCATTTGAGACACATTTTTCAGAATCAGAATTTAGATTTTGTGTCATGCATCTATATGGTAACATGAAGAAAGAATTCAAAGGGATTGGGGTCACTAGACAGATGTGGCTTGCTGCAAAATCCACCACTGACTATTTCTTTAACATCAACATGACAACCTTGAAATTAGAG TTAAACAAGAAAGCTTATGAGTGGTTGGCAGCGAAACCTAGATCACAATGGTCTAGGTCAGGATTTAGGGAAATCTGCAAGTCGGATACTTTTGTCAACAATAATTGTGAGGTCTTCAACCATGCACTAAACAAATATAGAGACAATGTGATTGTGACATTGTTTAAGAATATACACAAATCATGTATGGCAAGAATTCAAAAAAGGAAGACAAAAATGGAGAAAATGAATGTCAGATTCTGCACAAAGACCATGAAGAAACTTCAAAA GTCCATAGATTTAGCCTCTAAATGCTCTCCTGTTTGGAATGATGGGGACAAGTACCATGTCACAATGTCTGTTGGAG TGGCCTGCATCTACTTCAGGAAATTGGATCCTTTGGACTTCATACATGACTGCTACAGAAAAGAGACCTACTTGCAGGTGTATGGTCATATCCTGGAGCCCATTAGTGGAGAGCCCTATTGGGAAGTTACTGAACAAGAAGGTCCTCTTCCTCCAATCAAAAGAATTGCACCTGGAAGGCCCAAGAAGAATAGGGACAAAAAAAATGATCAAGTGCAAACAAGGGCAAATGATCCAACTATGCTCAAAAGAGTAGGCACCAGTTTAAAATGTGGCCACTGTGGCCAGTGGGAGCATAATGTCAGAGGCTGTCCACTAAAG AAAGTGGATGAAGACAGAAAAAGGAAGGAAAAACAGACTGAACAGAGTGAAGAGGAATTGCAACAAAAACTGGCAGAGCTTCAACGAGCTCAAAATGAATTGTATGCACAAAATCATCCCAATCCTTCACCAACAAAGTCACCAAGAACCAAGGCAACTGCAAGGCTCCATCCCAGATCAACCCCTTTTCAGTTTGCAAAGCCAGTTGCAACACACGGAGGAATTGTAAAGCCCTTTAAAGCACCAGCTCAATCAGGGCCTTCAGGGGTGGAATATTTTCAGAAGGATGGGAAGAACTATGCAACTCTTGGACAACTGCAAGCTGCATTGAGGAAGGGGAAGAAGTAG
- the LOC135148513 gene encoding uncharacterized protein LOC135148513, which produces MAIDQRIERIEDIRVEVEEKLNDTKEEVSAEDEQNSFHGDSSNMDSSESDCPKPKKKPKRIPPPNPPYRARKRGRYSMLRGLYKNTPETPVIIDGDEEMVEGDDKCPAKGKKKKVEKKVEEKCPDKGKKKQIEEDCPDKRKKKQVEEEPVAKSKRKKCKSVAKSKGKRKEKTVEDVQVEEKDQPAKEDVQDVHEESPVEEKEQPANEENVENVQDAVQSPVEENLEENFEEDFEENFEENFEDANANTDEGVKKEVKDGSDEEYDPDDASESSQSTYDSEVERMAISSCDEQGGKIP; this is translated from the coding sequence ATGGCAATTGATCAAAGAATTGAGAGGATAGAAGATATTAGGGTTGAAGTGGAGGAGAAGTTGAATGATACAAAAGAAGAGGTTTCTGCAGAAGATGAGCAAAATAGCTTCCATGGAGATAGTTCAAACATGGACTCAAGTGAAAGTGATTGCCCTAAACCTAAGAAGAAGCCTAAGAGAATTCCACCTCCAAATCCACCCTACAGGGCCAGGAAAAGGGGTAGATATTCCATGTTGAGGGGTCTTTACAAGAACACACCTGAGACTCCTGTGATAATAGATGGTGATGAGGAAATGGTTGAGGGTGATGACAAGTGTCCTGCCaagggaaaaaagaagaaagttgAGAAAAAAGTTGAGGAGAAGTGCCCAGACAAgggaaaaaagaaacaaattgaGGAGGACTGCCCAgacaaaagaaagaagaagcaaGTTGAGGAGGAACCTGTTGCTAAGTCCAAGAGAAAGAAGTGTAAATCTGTTGCTAAGTCCAAGGGAAAGAGGAAGGAAAAAACAGTTGAAGATGTACAAGTTGAGGAGAAAGACCAGCCTGCCAAAGAAGATGTACAAGATGTGCATGAAGAATCTCCAGTTGAGGAGAAAGAGCAGCCTGCAAATGAAGAAAATGTTGAAAATGTACAAGATGCAGTTCAATCTCCAGTTGAGGAGAATTTGGAAGAGAATTTTGAAGAGGATTTTGAGGAGAATTTTGAGGAGAATTTTGAAGATGCAAATGCAAATACAGATGAAGGTGTTAAGAAGGAAGTTAAGGATGGATCAGATGAAGAATATGACCCAGATGATGCTAGTGAATCCTCACAAAGTACTTATGACAGTGAGGTAGAGAGGATGGCCATATCTTCATGTGATGAGCAGGGGGGCAAAATACCCTGA
- the LOC108198324 gene encoding uncharacterized protein LOC108198324, with protein sequence MRGRLRSSQNKSEGANEGDVSLLPNGKEILDYEDTTGYVGGKIAYFDMCSVMDLNLLEMEAMIAEVGIVGEKVDLWLFVSSNMPAYSGEQWDSSESDCPKLKKKPRRIPPPNPPYRARKRGRYSMLRGLYKNTPETPVIIDGDEEMVEGDDKCPAKGKKKKVEKKVEKKVEEKCPDKGKKKQIEEDYPDKGKKKQVEEEPVAKSKRKKCKSVAKSKGKRKEKTVEDVQVEEKDQPAKEDVQDVHEESPVEEKEQPANEENVENVQDAVQSPVEENLEENLEEDFEENFEDANANADEGVKKEVKDGSDEEYDPDDASESSQSTYDSEVERMTISSCDEQGEKIP encoded by the exons ATGAGAGGAAGATTAAGGAGTAGTCAAAACAAAAGTGAAGGCGCCAATGAAGGCGACGTTTCTCTGCTGCCAAATGGGAAAGAAATCCTCGACTATGAAG ACACTACTGGTTATGTGGGTGGGAAGATAGCTTATTTTGATATGTGTTCTGTCATGGATCTAAATTTACTTGAAATGGAGGCCATGATTGCAGAAGTAGGTATAGTTGGGGAAAAGGTTGACCTTTG GCTGTTTGTTTCCTCCAACATGCCAGCCTATTCTGGGGAACAATGGGACTCAAGTGAAAGTGATTGCCCTAAACTTAAGAAGAAGCCTAGGAGAATTCCACCTCCAAATCCACCCTACAGGGCCAGAAAAAGGGGTAGATATTCCATGTTGAGGGGTCTTTACAAGAACACACCTGAGACTCCTGTGATAATAGATGGTGATGAGGAAATGGTTGAGGGTGATGACAAGTGTCCTGCCaagggaaaaaagaagaaagttgagaagaaagttgagaagaaagttgaagagAAGTGCCCAGACAAgggaaaaaagaaacaaattgaGGAGGACTACCCAGACAAAGGAAAGAAGAAGCAAGTTGAGGAGGAACCTGTTGCTAAGTCCAAGAGAAAGAAGTGTAAATCTGTTGCTAAGTCCAAGGGAAAGAGGAAGGAAAAAACAGTTGAAGATGTACAAGTTGAGGAGAAAGACCAGCCTGCCAAAGAAGATGTACAAGATGTGCATGAAGAATCTCCAGTTGAGGAGAAAGAGCAGCCTGCAAATGAAGAAAATGTTGAAAATGTACAAGATGCAGTTCAATCTCCAGTTGAGGAGAATTTGGAAGAGAATTTAGAAGAGGATTTTGAGGAGAATTTTGAAGATGCAAATGCAAATGCAGATGAAGGTGTTAAGAAGGAAGTTAAGGATGGATCAGATGAAGAATATGACCCAGATGATGCTAGTGAATCCTCACAAAGTACTTATGACAGTGAGGTAGAGAGGATGACCATATCTTCATGTGATGAGCAGGGGGAAAAAATACCCTGA
- the LOC135148514 gene encoding uncharacterized protein LOC135148514 encodes MNAIKVVFPNTGHLLCVWHIEKNILAKCKRFFDDKEGWNAFLSTWTNLIQSPDQSSFDQNMNLFEAQYMENASLLNYINATWIPYKDRFVFAWTNAFLHLGNHATSRAEGAHVVLKQYLYVSTGDIREVKNKICLAIENQYQEIKTRIASEKVRIPHKYHIPLFQELVCYISVFALGQLYKQHEIAMTPGILNTCKTHFSRSMGLLCAHKIRELKEGNVLHLSDIHPHWRIDTQSFPDSNDLQIDRNEDIDILLEEFRAKYHKQPLVQKEDIKRQITLFLDAPAPTTLEPQIIPHKGRPVGAKNKKNKSSTTRDHSAFELQDLRKCSMCQGIGHNSRTCSMKKQHPHEKAV; translated from the coding sequence ATGAATGCTATAAAAGTTGTCTTTCCGAATACAGGACACCTTCTTTGTGTTTGGCATATTGAAAAAAACATCCTTGCAAAATGTAAAAGATTTTTTGATGATAAAGAAGGATGGAATGCATTTCTATCAAcctggacaaacttgattcagtctcCTGATCAATCTTCTTTCGATCAAAATATGAATCTGTTTGAAGCTCAATACATGGAAAATGCATCTTTACTAAATTACATTAATGCGACATGGATTCCGTACAAGGATAGGTTTGTATTTGCCTGGACAAATGCTTTTTTGCACTTGGGTAATCATGCCACTTCAAGGGCAGAAGGTGCTCATGTTGTTCTGAAACAATATCTATACGTATCTACAGGGGATATCCGTGAGGTGAAGAACAAGATTTGTCTTGCAATTGAAAATCAGTATCAGGAAATAAAAACAAGGATTGCAAGTGAAAAGGTGCGTATACCACATAAATATCATATTCCTTTATTTCAAGAACTTGTTTGTTATATTTCAGTGTTTGCTCTTGGTcaattatataaacaacatgAGATAGCCATGACACCGGGAATTCTGAACACTTGCAAAACACATTTCTCAAGATCTATGGGACTTCTGTGTGCGCATAAGATAAGAGAATTAAAGGAAGGAAATGTATTGCATCTTAGCGACATTCATCCTCATTGGAGAATTGATACACAATCATTTCCTGATAGTAATGATTTACAGATTGATCGGAATGAAGACATTGATATCCTCCTTGAAGAGTTTCGAGCTAAATATCACAAGCAGCCCCTAGTACAAAAGGAAGATATTAAAAGACAAATCACTCTGTTTCTTGATGCTCCTGCTCCAACAACACTTGAACCACAAATTATTCCTCACAAAGGCCGTCCGGTTGGtgcaaaaaataagaaaaataagagcTCTACAACTCGTGATCATTCAGCTTTTGAACTTCAAGATCTAAGAAAGTGTAGTATGTGTCAGGGTATTGGACACAATTCTCGCACTTGCAGCATGAAAAAGCAACATCCTCATGAAAAAGCAGTGTAG